From a single Nicotiana tabacum cultivar K326 chromosome 8, ASM71507v2, whole genome shotgun sequence genomic region:
- the LOC107806299 gene encoding GATA transcription factor 4, whose protein sequence is MEIPDFAGAGYFAHAIDSQFEHKPFDSMNNNKNNNNITVDDLLDFSKDEEVMTDAYFDAIAGNSADSSSLTVVDSCNSLVSSGEEHFDGNLSYRSFTDAPFLTSELCIPHDNLAELEWLSNFVEESFSTDDLQTLQFIPVTESPSTATTSTDNSSSVTVISSPPAFPCKSRSKRSRAAPCEWSSRLLLLPPTTVSSLDSNSSLKTTPCRRRESTDTSSTSRKCKHCGSETTPQWRTGPMGPKTLCNACGVRYKSGRLVPEYRPAASPTFVSTQHSNSHRKVIELRRQKELRTNQAHQQQQLQMW, encoded by the exons ATGGAAATACCGGACTTCGCCGGCGCCGGCTATTTCGCTCATGCCATAGATTCTCAATTCGAACATAAGCCATTCGACAGCATGAATAATAACaaaaacaataacaatatcaCCGTAGATGACCTTTTGGATTTCTCCAAGGATGAAGAAGTGATGACTGACGCTTATTTCGACGCTATCGCCGGAAATTCTGCCGATTCTTCCTCCCTCACTGTCGTTGATAGCTGTAATTCGTTAGTTTCCAGTGGGGAAGAACACTTTGACGGCAACCTCAGCTACCGTAGCTTCACCGACGCCCCATTCCTTACCAGCGAACTCTGCATTCCG CATGACAATTTGGCTGAGCTGGAATGGCTCTCAAACTTTGTAGAGGAATCATTCTCAACCGACGACCTTCAAACTCTTCAGTTTATTCCGGTAACAGAATCCCCGTCGACGGCCACCACATCCACCGACAATTCCTCATCCGTAACCGTAATTTCCAGCCCTCCTGCGTTTCCATGCAAATCCCGAAGCAAGCGTTCACGCGCCGCTCCCTGCGAATGGTCATCTCGCCTCCTACTCCTCCCTCCCACCACCGTGTCATCATTAGACAGCAATAGCTCTTTAAAAACGACGCCGTGCAGGAGGAGAGAGAGCACCGACACAAGTAGTACAAGTCGTAAATGTAAGCACTGTGGTTCTGAAACGACGCCGCAATGGCGCACAGGACCAATGGGTCCGAAGACACTGTGCAATGCATGTGGAGTAAGATACAAGTCGGGTCGGTTGGTGCCTGAGTACCGACCCGCCGCGAGCCCGACGTTTGTTTCAACCCAGCATTCCAACTCTCACCGTAAGGTTATTGAGCTAAGGAGGCAAAAGGAGCTTCGGACCAATCAAGCTCATCAGCAACAGCAATTGCAAATGTGGTAG